The Macaca fascicularis isolate 582-1 chromosome 11, T2T-MFA8v1.1 genome includes a region encoding these proteins:
- the RDH5 gene encoding retinol dehydrogenase 5 isoform X1, giving the protein MWLPLLLGALLWAVLWLLRDRQSLPASDAFVFITGCDSGFGRLLALQLDQRGFRVLASCLTPSGAEDLQRVASSRLHTTLLDITDPQSVQQAAKWVETHVKEAGLFGLVNNAGVAGIIGPTPWLTRDDFQRVLNVNTMGPIGVTLALLPLLQQARGRVINITSVLGRLAANGGGYCVSKFGLEAFSDSLRRDVAHFGIRVSIVEPGFFRTPVTNLESLEKTLQACWARLPPATQAHYGGAFLTKYLKMQQRIMNLICDPDLTKVSQCLEHALTARHPRTRYSPGWDAKLLWLPASYLPASLVDAVLTWILPKPAQAVC; this is encoded by the exons AtgtggctgcctctgctgctgggTGCCTTACTCTGGGCAGTGCTGTGGTTGCTCAGGGACCGGCAGAGCCTGCCCGCCAGCGATGCCTTTGTCTTCATCACCGGCTGTGACTCAGGCTTTGGGCGCCTTCTGGCACTGCAGCTGGACCAGAGAGGCTTCCGAGTCCTGGCCAGCTGCCTGACTCCCTCTGGGGCCGAGGACCTGCAGCGGGTGGCCTCCTCCCGCCTCCACACTACCCTGCTGGATATCACTGATCCCCAGAGCGTCCAGCAGGCAGCCAAGTGGGTGGAGACGCATGTTAAGGAAGCAG GGCTTTTTGGTCTGGTGAATAATGCTGGTGTGGCTGGTATCATCGGACCCACACCATGGCTGACCCGGGATGATTTCCAGCGGGTGCTGAATGTGAACACAATGGGTCCCATCGGGGTCACCCTTgccctgctgcctctgctgcagcAAGCCCGGGGCCGGGTGATCAACATCACCAGCGTCCTGGGTCGCCTGGCAGCCAATGGTGGGGGCTACTGTGTCTCCAAATTTGGCCTGGAGGCCTTCTCTGACAGTCTGAG GCGGGATGTGGCTCATTTTGGGATACGAGTCTCCATCGTGGAGCCTGGCTTCTTCCGAACCCCTGTGACCAACCTGGAGAGTCTGGAGAAAACCCTGCAGGCCTGCTGGGCACGGCTACCTCCTGCCACACAGGCCCACTATGGGGGGGCCTTCCTCACCAAGT ACCTGAAAATGCAACAGCGCATCATGAACCTGATCTGTGACCCGGACCTAACCAAGGTGAGCCAATGCCTGGAGCATGCCCTGACTGCTCGACACCCCCGAACCCGCTACAGCCCAGGCTGGGATGCCAAGCTGCTCTGGCTGCCTGCCTCCTACCTGCCAGCCAGCCTGGTGGATGCTGTGCTCACCTGGATCCTTCCCAAGCCTGCCCAAGCGGTCTGTTGA
- the RDH5 gene encoding retinol dehydrogenase 5 isoform X2, producing the protein MGPIGVTLALLPLLQQARGRVINITSVLGRLAANGGGYCVSKFGLEAFSDSLRRDVAHFGIRVSIVEPGFFRTPVTNLESLEKTLQACWARLPPATQAHYGGAFLTKYLKMQQRIMNLICDPDLTKVSQCLEHALTARHPRTRYSPGWDAKLLWLPASYLPASLVDAVLTWILPKPAQAVC; encoded by the exons ATGGGTCCCATCGGGGTCACCCTTgccctgctgcctctgctgcagcAAGCCCGGGGCCGGGTGATCAACATCACCAGCGTCCTGGGTCGCCTGGCAGCCAATGGTGGGGGCTACTGTGTCTCCAAATTTGGCCTGGAGGCCTTCTCTGACAGTCTGAG GCGGGATGTGGCTCATTTTGGGATACGAGTCTCCATCGTGGAGCCTGGCTTCTTCCGAACCCCTGTGACCAACCTGGAGAGTCTGGAGAAAACCCTGCAGGCCTGCTGGGCACGGCTACCTCCTGCCACACAGGCCCACTATGGGGGGGCCTTCCTCACCAAGT ACCTGAAAATGCAACAGCGCATCATGAACCTGATCTGTGACCCGGACCTAACCAAGGTGAGCCAATGCCTGGAGCATGCCCTGACTGCTCGACACCCCCGAACCCGCTACAGCCCAGGCTGGGATGCCAAGCTGCTCTGGCTGCCTGCCTCCTACCTGCCAGCCAGCCTGGTGGATGCTGTGCTCACCTGGATCCTTCCCAAGCCTGCCCAAGCGGTCTGTTGA
- the CD63 gene encoding CD63 antigen, whose amino-acid sequence MAVEGGMKCVKFLLYVLLLAFCACAVGLIAVGVGAQLVLSQTIIQGATPGSLLPVVIIAVGVFLFLVAFVGCCGACKENYCLMITFAIFLSLIMLVEVAAAIAGYVFRDKVMSEFNNNFRQQMENYPKNNHTASILDRMQADFKCCGAANYTDWEKIPSMSKNRVPDSCCINVTVGCGINFNEKAIHKEGCVEKIGGWLRKNVLVVAAAALGIAFVEVLGIVFACCLVKSIRSGYEVM is encoded by the exons ATGGCGGTGGAAGGAGGAATGAAATGTGTGAAGTTCTTGCTCTACGTCCTCCTGCTGGCCTTTTGC GCCTGTGCAGTGGGACTGATTGCTGTGGGTGTCGGGGCACAGCTTGTCCTGAGTCAGACCATAATCCAGGGGGCTACCCCTGGCTCTCTGTTGCCTGTGGTCATCATCGCAGTGGGTGTCTTCCTCTTCCTCGTGGCCTTTGTGGGCTGCTGCGGGGCCTGCAAGGAGAACTATTGTCTTATGATCACG TTTGCCATCTTTCTGTCTCTCATCATGTTGGTGGAGGTGGCCGCAGCCATTGCTGGCTATGTGTTTAGAGATAAG GTGATGTCAGAGTTTAATAACAACTTCCGGCAGCAGATGGAGAATTACCCGAAAAACAACCACACTGCTTCGATCCTGGACAGGATGCAGGCAGAT TTTAAGTGCTGTGGGGCTGCTAACtacacagattgggagaaaatccCTTCCATGTCGAAGAACCGAGTCCCTGACTCCTGCTGCATTAATGTCACTGTGGGCTGTGGGATTAATTTCAACGAGAAGGCGATCCATAAGGAG GGCTGTGTGGAGAAGATTGGGGGCTGGCTGAGGAAAAATGTGCTGGTGGTGGCTGCAGCAGCTCTTGGAATTGCTTTTGTTGAG GTTTTGGGAATTGTCTTTGCCTGCTGCCTCGTGAAGAGTATCAGAAGTGGCTACGAGGTGATGTAG